The following proteins come from a genomic window of Panicum hallii strain FIL2 chromosome 8, PHallii_v3.1, whole genome shotgun sequence:
- the LOC112902867 gene encoding stress enhanced protein 1, chloroplastic-like isoform X1: MALFAVVLRASPLAAAAAAPSFSCVSGRAASALRVTSSKRRAVSSRAGRSLSIRCEQSAKQGGGPDVWLGRAAMVGFASAISVEVATGKGFLQNFGVATPAPTLALVVSGLVVGLAVFFLLQSGSRD; encoded by the exons ATGGCGCTCTTCGCCGTCGTCCTGCGCGCATCcccgctggccgccgccgccgcggcgccgtccTTCAGCTGCGTGTCCGGCCGTG CAGCGTCTGCGCTGCGCGTCACCTCCAGCAAGAGGCGCGCCGTCTCCTCCAGGGCCGGCCGGTCGCTGTCCATCCGGTGCGAGCAGAGCGCGAAGCAGGGCGGCGGCCCCGACGTGTGGCTGGGCCGCGCCGCCATGGTCGGCTTCGCCTCGGCGATCTCCGTCGAGGTGGCCACCGGCAAAGGCTTCCTCCAG AACTTCGGCGTGGcgacgccggcgccgacgcTGGCGCTGGTCGTGTCGGGGCTCGTCGTGGGCCTCGCCGTCTTCTTCCTGCTCCAGTCCGGCTCGCGGGACTGA
- the LOC112902867 gene encoding stress enhanced protein 1, chloroplastic-like isoform X2 — protein sequence MALFAVVLRASPLAAAAAAPSFSCVSGRASALRVTSSKRRAVSSRAGRSLSIRCEQSAKQGGGPDVWLGRAAMVGFASAISVEVATGKGFLQNFGVATPAPTLALVVSGLVVGLAVFFLLQSGSRD from the exons ATGGCGCTCTTCGCCGTCGTCCTGCGCGCATCcccgctggccgccgccgccgcggcgccgtccTTCAGCTGCGTGTCCGGCCGTG CGTCTGCGCTGCGCGTCACCTCCAGCAAGAGGCGCGCCGTCTCCTCCAGGGCCGGCCGGTCGCTGTCCATCCGGTGCGAGCAGAGCGCGAAGCAGGGCGGCGGCCCCGACGTGTGGCTGGGCCGCGCCGCCATGGTCGGCTTCGCCTCGGCGATCTCCGTCGAGGTGGCCACCGGCAAAGGCTTCCTCCAG AACTTCGGCGTGGcgacgccggcgccgacgcTGGCGCTGGTCGTGTCGGGGCTCGTCGTGGGCCTCGCCGTCTTCTTCCTGCTCCAGTCCGGCTCGCGGGACTGA
- the LOC112872447 gene encoding protein ELF4-LIKE 4-like: protein MEGDSFSGMANGGGGQADGKLIQTFHKSFVQVQSLLDQNRLLISEINQNHESRAPGNLTRNVGLIRELNNNIRRVVGLYADLSASFARNMDASSDGDSSGTLRSSDGRAGQKRVRPG, encoded by the coding sequence ATGGAAGGCGACAGCTTCTCCGGCATggcgaacggcggcggcggtcaggCGGACGGGAAGCTGATCCAGACGTTCCACAAGAGCTTCGTGCAGGTGCAGAGCCTGCTGGACCAGAACCGGCTGCTCATCAGCGAGATCAACCAGAACCACGAGTCCCGGGCGCCCGGCAACCTCACCCGCAACGTCGGCCTCATCCGGGAGCTCAACAACAACATCCGCCGCGTCGTCGGCCTCTACGCCGACCTCTCCGCCTCCTTCGCCCGCAACATGGACGCCTCCTCCGACGGCGACTCCTCCGGCACGCTCCGCTCCTCCGACGGCCGCGCCGGCCAGAAGCGCGTCCGCCCCGGCTAG
- the LOC112903464 gene encoding uncharacterized protein LOC112903464, which produces MTSELLDKCFSYIGFPSPEKVEEMQRKILQLMLLLEATTEDCPQRARLEQWMKELKTAFHEAEVILDAIDYDRLKSHVIPFQAVSRTKQVVETVMDFSVPIESRTELEPGGIIK; this is translated from the exons ATGACCTCCGAGCTCCTCGACAAATGCTTCTCCTACATCGGCTTCCCCTCGCCAGAGAAGGTCGAGGAAATGCAGAGGAAGATTCTACAGCTGATGCTGTTGCTTGAAGCGACTACTGAGGACTGTCCACAGAGGGCAAGGCTGGAGCAATGGATGAAGGAGCTCAAGACTGCTTTTCATGAAGCTGAAGTCATCCTTGATGCTATTGATTATGACCGCCTCAAAAGTCATGTCATCCCTTTTCAAGCTGTGAGCAGAACAAAGCAG GTGGTTGAAACTGTGATGGATTTTAGTGTTCCCATTGAATCAAGGACGGAGCTGGAGCCTGGAGGCATCATTAAATAA